A portion of the Streptococcus urinalis 2285-97 genome contains these proteins:
- a CDS encoding SDR family oxidoreductase, protein MKTIAITGVTGHIGGELAKILAHEGQSVRYLARRPEAAPYYPNASVHKASYEDTEESREAIKGADVLFMVSGKESKDRLKEHFAFIDAAKKAGVKHIIYTSFFNANLDSTFTLARDHAKTENYIIENGFNYTFLRDNFYLDFFLDLCQSNGEIRGPAADGRVSAVSRYDVAQVAAKVLLEPEKWENKIINLTGPQSLSMNDITQVVSHFEQKEIHYINETIEEAYQSRKSYQAEDWEYESWVSTYTAIANGELAQTTVDIETILGRKPLSIQELLLERQKKEAE, encoded by the coding sequence ATGAAAACAATTGCAATTACTGGTGTCACGGGGCATATTGGAGGAGAACTTGCTAAAATATTAGCTCATGAAGGGCAATCAGTTCGTTATCTAGCAAGAAGACCAGAAGCAGCTCCCTACTATCCAAATGCGAGTGTCCATAAAGCTTCCTATGAAGATACTGAGGAATCTCGAGAAGCAATAAAAGGTGCTGATGTCTTATTTATGGTTTCTGGAAAAGAATCAAAGGATCGTCTAAAAGAGCATTTTGCCTTTATTGATGCTGCTAAAAAAGCTGGTGTTAAACATATTATTTATACCTCTTTCTTTAATGCCAATTTAGATTCAACTTTTACACTGGCTAGAGATCATGCAAAAACCGAAAATTACATTATAGAAAATGGCTTTAACTATACTTTCTTAAGAGATAACTTTTATCTTGATTTTTTCTTGGACCTTTGTCAATCTAATGGTGAAATTAGAGGACCTGCGGCAGACGGACGAGTATCAGCTGTAAGTCGCTATGATGTTGCTCAAGTTGCAGCAAAGGTATTATTAGAGCCAGAAAAATGGGAAAATAAAATCATTAATTTAACTGGCCCCCAATCATTATCAATGAATGATATTACCCAAGTGGTTAGCCACTTTGAACAAAAAGAAATCCATTATATCAATGAAACAATTGAAGAAGCTTATCAATCACGAAAATCTTACCAAGCTGAGGATTGGGAATATGAATCTTGGGTATCAACTTATACCGCAATTGCTAATGGAGAATTGGCTCAAACAACAGTAGATATTGAAACCATTTTGGGTAGAAAACCATTATCTATACAAGAATTATTACTTGAAAGACAAAAGAAAGAGGCAGAGTAA
- a CDS encoding class I SAM-dependent DNA methyltransferase yields the protein MQKNYETFAEVYDAIMDDSLYDRWTEFSLRHLPKSKNKNKLLEMACGTGIQSVRFSQAGFDVTGLDLSSEMLQVAKKRAKSANQSISFIEGNMLDLSQAGHYDFVTCYSDSICYMQDEVEVGDVFKEVYNALNEEGVFIFDVHSTYQIDQVFPGYSYHENAEDFAMVWDSFEDQAPYSIVHELTFFIKDADGRFSRFDEVHEERTYDVLTYDVLLEQAGFKSFALFADFEDKEPTKTSQRWFFVAQK from the coding sequence ATGCAAAAAAATTATGAAACATTTGCTGAAGTTTATGATGCCATTATGGATGATAGTCTCTATGACCGTTGGACTGAATTTAGTTTAAGACATCTTCCAAAAAGCAAAAATAAAAATAAATTATTAGAAATGGCGTGTGGTACCGGAATTCAGTCCGTTCGTTTCTCACAAGCTGGTTTTGATGTAACTGGATTAGATTTAAGTTCAGAGATGTTACAGGTTGCAAAAAAAAGAGCTAAGTCAGCTAATCAGTCTATTTCATTTATTGAAGGAAATATGCTAGATTTATCTCAAGCTGGACACTATGATTTTGTCACTTGTTATTCTGACTCTATTTGTTATATGCAAGATGAAGTTGAGGTGGGAGACGTCTTTAAAGAGGTTTATAATGCTTTAAATGAAGAAGGAGTTTTTATTTTTGATGTTCACTCAACTTACCAGATTGATCAAGTCTTTCCGGGGTATTCTTATCATGAAAATGCAGAGGATTTTGCCATGGTATGGGATAGTTTTGAAGATCAAGCACCCTATTCAATTGTCCATGAGTTAACATTCTTTATAAAAGATGCGGATGGTCGTTTTAGTCGTTTTGATGAAGTTCATGAAGAAAGAACTTATGATGTTTTAACTTATGATGTTTTGTTAGAGCAAGCAGGATTTAAATCTTTTGCTTTATTTGCAGATTTTGAAGATAAGGAGCCCACAAAAACAAGTCAACGCTGGTTCTTTGTGGCACAAAAATAA
- a CDS encoding YebC/PmpR family DNA-binding transcriptional regulator translates to MGRKWANIVAKKTAKDGANSKVYAKFGVEIYVAAKQGDPDPESNSALKFVLERAKQAQVPKHVIDKAIDKAKGNTDETFVEGCYEGFGPNGSMIIVDTLTSNVNRTAANVRSAYGKNGGNMGASGSVSYMFDKKGVIVFAGDDADSIFELLLEADVEVDDVESDEGTITVYTAPTDLHKGIEALRESGISEFQVTELEMIPQSEVTLEGEDLETFEKLIDALEADDDVQKVYHNVEGL, encoded by the coding sequence ATGGGACGTAAGTGGGCTAATATTGTTGCTAAAAAAACAGCCAAAGATGGTGCTAACTCAAAAGTTTATGCAAAATTTGGTGTCGAAATCTATGTTGCTGCAAAACAAGGTGATCCAGATCCAGAATCTAACTCTGCTTTAAAATTTGTATTAGAACGTGCGAAACAAGCGCAAGTTCCAAAACATGTTATTGATAAGGCTATTGACAAAGCTAAAGGAAATACTGATGAAACCTTCGTAGAAGGTTGTTACGAAGGATTTGGACCAAATGGCTCAATGATTATCGTCGATACACTGACTTCAAATGTAAATCGTACAGCAGCAAATGTTCGCTCAGCTTATGGTAAAAATGGCGGTAATATGGGTGCGTCAGGTTCAGTTTCATATATGTTTGATAAAAAAGGTGTCATTGTCTTTGCGGGTGATGATGCAGATAGCATATTTGAATTACTATTAGAAGCTGATGTTGAAGTAGATGATGTTGAATCAGATGAAGGGACAATTACAGTTTATACAGCACCAACAGATTTACATAAAGGGATTGAAGCTCTTAGAGAATCAGGAATTTCTGAATTCCAAGTAACAGAACTTGAAATGATTCCACAATCAGAGGTGACATTGGAAGGCGAAGACTTAGAAACATTTGAAAAATTAATCGATGCTCTAGAAGCTGATGACGATGTTCAAAAAGTCTACCATAACGTAGAAGGATTATAA
- a CDS encoding nucleotidyltransferase has translation MTVTGIIAEFNPFHNGHKYLLQQAKGLKVIAMSGNFVQRGEPAIVDKWTRAQMALENGADIVVELPFLVSVQSADYFAKGSIDILEKLGVDNLAFGTEEGVDYQELADIYKKNEKEMLVFLENLPNHLTYPQKTQKMWETFANVKLTGDTPNHILGLTYAKAASQTSIRLNPIKRQGSAYHSNEKQTSLASATAIRNHIKDKAFVDKSVPNSELLLGSPQVNWKNYFPYLKYQILSHQNLSLVSQVNEEMASRIQKYIKSVETVDELVEKVATKRYTKARVSRLLTYILVNAVDSDLPDAIHVLGFTVKGQEHLKSLKSKVKLISRIGSEPWDLMTQKADFIYRLGNSNINEQNWGRIPIMIKS, from the coding sequence ATGACAGTTACAGGAATTATTGCAGAGTTTAATCCCTTTCATAATGGTCATAAATACTTATTGCAACAAGCAAAAGGTCTTAAAGTGATTGCTATGTCTGGTAACTTTGTTCAAAGAGGAGAACCAGCTATTGTGGATAAGTGGACAAGAGCTCAAATGGCACTTGAAAATGGTGCAGATATTGTTGTTGAGTTACCATTTTTGGTATCTGTCCAATCAGCAGATTATTTTGCAAAAGGTTCAATAGACATTCTTGAGAAGTTGGGTGTGGATAACTTAGCTTTTGGAACAGAAGAAGGAGTAGACTATCAAGAGCTTGCTGATATTTACAAGAAAAATGAGAAAGAAATGCTTGTGTTTCTTGAAAATCTACCTAATCACTTAACTTATCCACAAAAAACACAAAAAATGTGGGAAACCTTTGCTAATGTAAAGCTCACGGGGGATACACCTAATCATATCTTGGGGTTAACTTATGCGAAAGCTGCTTCACAAACCTCTATTAGACTTAATCCAATAAAGAGACAAGGTTCTGCTTACCATTCAAATGAAAAACAAACTTCTTTGGCTTCAGCAACTGCAATCAGAAACCATATCAAAGATAAAGCATTTGTGGATAAGTCGGTTCCAAATTCAGAGTTACTTTTAGGTTCTCCACAAGTTAATTGGAAAAATTACTTTCCTTACTTAAAATACCAAATTCTGAGTCATCAAAACCTAAGTCTTGTGAGTCAAGTAAATGAGGAAATGGCAAGTAGGATTCAAAAATACATAAAATCTGTGGAAACTGTGGATGAATTAGTGGAAAAAGTCGCCACAAAACGATATACAAAAGCGCGTGTGAGTCGACTCCTAACTTATATTTTAGTAAATGCTGTTGACAGTGATTTACCAGATGCTATTCATGTTTTAGGTTTTACGGTAAAAGGACAAGAGCATTTAAAGTCACTTAAAAGTAAAGTAAAATTGATAAGTCGAATTGGCTCAGAACCGTGGGATTTGATGACGCAAAAAGCAGATTTTATTTATCGACTTGGTAATTCTAATATTAATGAACAAAATTGGGGAAGAATTCCCATAATGATTAAGTCATAG